A window of Candidatus Thermoplasmatota archaeon genomic DNA:
TCGGAAAAAAATTCACAAAAGGCAAGCTACAAATAGATGTCTCAACCAGTTTTTATGATGGCGAGAGGGTTAACAAAAAAACCCTTAAAAGATACCTAGAAGATGCTACCATAGCTAATCTTGTTGGTGTAGAAACCGTGAAATGCGCAATTGAAATGGGGCTTGTGGACCCAAGGTTTGTCCTCAAAATAAAAGGTGTCCCACATGCTCAGATGGTAAAAATGATATAAAAGATTTCAATGTTTTTGCAGTTCATCTATTTTATTTTTAATCTTATCATAATGCGTACCCATCCAATAGATTTTATCACATTTAGGGCAAAACCAGAACTTCTCATTATTCTCAAAAACCCTCCTAGGTACCTTGTCCTGAATATCTTTTTTCTTAATTTCATCGAGAATAGTGTTACAAACTGAACACCTTGATAAAACATTTTTTGGATCAACAACAATATCTTTTAAAACAATTTTTAGCTGTTCATCAACATCAGTTACATCAAGCTCGATAACAGGCAGTTTCTGTTTTTTCATCTTGCTCATTAATTCCTTGTCCCTTGTTATAACAACCCTGTTTTCTTTTTTTGCAACCTGTAACAACTCATCATCATCCATATCTGCATTCGCATAAAAAGTATCAAAACCCATAAGGCGAAGCCATTTCGCGAGACTACCCAACATTTGATCGCATAAAAACTTCATTTTATCAATCTATAGTGACTAAGTTTTCCGAGACCAAAATCTTTTGTTTCAACTAATTTAAGGTTAAAGCTTTTTACATCAATTTTATTATCAACAATAAAAGGCGGGGTTTTCCCACCATCGATTTTAATAGAACCAACGTATACAAAGAAATCATCAAAAAAACCAAATTTCAAAAAATTATATATCACTGTTCCTCCTCCCTCAACCATCAATTTTTTTATACCTTTTTTGTAGATTATATCTAAGAATTTTTCTAGATCAATTAAACCATTTTTTGTG
This region includes:
- a CDS encoding DUF424 family protein, producing MISVKIYKQGPEIIVGACDEKLLGKKFTKGKLQIDVSTSFYDGERVNKKTLKRYLEDATIANLVGVETVKCAIEMGLVDPRFVLKIKGVPHAQMVKMI
- a CDS encoding Mut7-C RNAse domain-containing protein — translated: MKFLCDQMLGSLAKWLRLMGFDTFYANADMDDDELLQVAKKENRVVITRDKELMSKMKKQKLPVIELDVTDVDEQLKIVLKDIVVDPKNVLSRCSVCNTILDEIKKKDIQDKVPRRVFENNEKFWFCPKCDKIYWMGTHYDKIKNKIDELQKH